Proteins from one Lycium ferocissimum isolate CSIRO_LF1 unplaced genomic scaffold, AGI_CSIRO_Lferr_CH_V1 ctg2710, whole genome shotgun sequence genomic window:
- the LOC132043688 gene encoding putative F-box/kelch-repeat protein At1g20940, with protein sequence MSSFLVSEKIKTERIEGMRNGNGAEEHNNTLVSTEVKDDIIREITSRLPLKYAVQCKVLNKDFNRCISDPGFSQSLLQHEMDCSTQLIFTSNVLFKYFHKISLNPIPITHGATTLPYDVELLASCKGLILFDFDEIMVYCVFNPITGAHRLIPYPEPTTFMMIGEPGLAVYYPSSDHYKLVTISKMADPNLVYKFHVLSSVRSGSWREIPLRSNTFSDLAVGSRPVYWRGSLYWLRSDGSVITFDTNREEAIILDRPEFIDDFGIIYGKILTGRDIWLGVAQGSLTLVCIFKKSIVIAAYEDASSSWNVSHPLDNFLPCPDGFINGFPVMIDSKQVFFAVKGPLSIYHDLYEYDTEINWVRKAAGLGLVDYPLHSFQPTLASVHATPSEIVNSHHFSYITAKIDQIRRYITEGVSTVEEEDDESSSESEEEESDEEIL encoded by the exons ATGTCTTCCTTTCTAGTCTCcgaaaaaattaaaacagaaCGAATTGAGGGCATGAGAAACGGCAACGGAGCAGAggaacacaacaacacattagtGAGTACGGAAGTGAAGGATGATATAATTCGGGAGATCACCTCCCGCTTGCCCTTGAAGTATGCAGTTCAATGTAAagttttaaacaaggattttaATAGATGCATTTCTGATCCTGGGTTTTCCCAATCTTTGCTCCAACATGAAATGGATTGTTCTACACAACTCATCTTTACATCAAATGTTTTATTCAaatattttcacaaaatatcCTTAAACCCAATCCCAATCACTCATGGTGCGACGACTTTGCCCTATGACGTTGAACTTTTAGCCTCATGCAAGGGTCTAATTCTCTTTGACTTTGATGAAATTATGGTTTACTGTGTTTTCAATCCGATAACTGGAGCTCACCGATTAATACCGTACCCCGAGCCTACAACTTTTATGATGATTGGTGAACCAGGCCTAGCTGTTTATTATCCTAGTTCAGATCACTATAAATTGGTAACCATCAGTAAGATGGCTGATCCCAATTTGGTTTACAAATTTCACGTACTTTCATCAGTGCGATCTGGCTCGTGGCGTGAAATCCCACTGAGAAGCAATACTTTCAGTGATTTGGCCGTCGGTAGTCGACCTGTTTACTGGCGCGGTTCTCTGTATTGGCTCAGAAGTGACGGTAGTGTTATAACTTTTGATACAAATAGAGAAGAGGCTATAATTCTTGACCGTCCggaatttattgatgattttggtATCATCTACGGTAAAATTTTGACAGGTCGTGATATATGGTTAGGAGTGGCTCAAGGTTCACTTACACTTGTTTGCATATTCAAGAAGTCCATTGTCATTGCTGCTTATGAGGATGCAAGCAGCAGTTGGAACGTTTCCCACCCTCTGGACAACTTCCTTCCGTGTCCGGACGGCTTTATTAATGGCTTTCCAGTCATGATTGACAGCAAACAAGTGTTTTTCGCAGTAAAAGGTCCCCTGTCAATTTATCATGATCTTTACGAGTATGATACTGAGATCAATTGGGTTAGGAAAGCTGCAGGGTTGGGCCTAGTTGATTATCCCCTGCATTCCTTCCAACCAACATTAGCCAGCGTTCACGCGACACCCTCGGAAATTGTAAACAGTCATCATTTCTCATATATCACAGCAAAGATAGATCAGATCAGAAGATATATTACCGAAG GTGTTTCCACagtagaagaagaagacgacGAAAGTTCTTCAGaatcagaagaagaagaatcagaTGAAGAAATATTGTAA